One Alkaliphilus sp. B6464 genomic window carries:
- a CDS encoding MerR family transcriptional regulator yields MNVYKTSEVAHIIAIHPNTVRLYEKLELIPKAKRQANNYRVFTDFHIEQFKLARTALQVEVLQNGLRKKAIDIIKTSATGDFDKAICLTKDYLLHIQKERSNAEEAIVIAKQLLTGNEEEDINVCLKRKETADYLQISIDTLRNWEMNGLLTVKRKENGYRVYTGADIRCLKIIRSLRCANYSLSAILRMLGALSHNPQADIRKAIDTPKEDDNIISVCDKLLTSLLYAEKNAQEMQLHIENMKKQFNSNRTL; encoded by the coding sequence TTGAATGTTTATAAAACATCAGAAGTTGCGCATATAATTGCCATACACCCAAACACAGTGCGACTTTATGAGAAACTTGAGCTGATACCCAAAGCCAAGCGACAGGCAAATAACTATAGGGTATTTACCGATTTTCATATTGAACAATTCAAACTCGCAAGAACCGCTTTGCAAGTTGAAGTACTGCAAAATGGTTTGCGGAAAAAAGCCATTGATATTATTAAAACATCAGCGACTGGAGATTTTGATAAAGCCATTTGTCTTACCAAGGATTATTTGCTTCATATTCAAAAAGAGCGAAGTAATGCAGAAGAAGCTATAGTAATTGCAAAGCAATTACTTACTGGTAATGAGGAAGAAGATATAAACGTATGTCTTAAACGAAAAGAAACTGCTGATTATCTGCAAATTTCAATAGACACATTGAGAAATTGGGAAATGAATGGGCTATTGACCGTAAAGAGAAAAGAAAATGGCTATCGAGTATATACTGGTGCAGATATTAGATGTTTGAAAATTATTCGTTCCCTACGCTGTGCAAATTACTCTCTTTCGGCTATTCTTCGGATGTTAGGTGCTTTATCTCATAATCCACAAGCAGATATACGAAAAGCCATAGACACTCCGAAAGAAGATGACAATATTATTTCTGTATGTGATAAGTTGCTAACGTCTTTGCTATACGCAGAGAAAAATGCACAAGAGATGCAATTGCATATTGAAAATATGAAAAAACAATTTAATTCAAACCGTACACTTTAA
- a CDS encoding acetyl-CoA carboxylase biotin carboxylase subunit: MFNKILIANRGEIAIRIIRACKEMGIKTVAVYSKIDEESVHVHMADEAICIGPAQSRKSYLNIDNIITAALLTESEAIHPGYGFLSEDSRLVDACISNGIKFIGPYKDHIEKMGNKSEARKTMIEAGVPVVPGSENSTNKAEEALKIAKEIGFPVMVKAASGGGGRGMRIVHTKEEFVDKFNMAKSEASTAFNDDSMYVEKFIENPRHIEFQILADSYGNIIHLGERDCSIQRRNQKVLEEAPCIVINNELRNKMGEMALRAAKAVGYVSAGTIEFLLDKYNNFYFIEMNTRIQVEHPITEMITGIDLIKEQIKIGYGEKLDITQDQIKINGHAIECRINAEDATENFRPSPGQIEGYFAPGGYGVRVDSHIYNGYTIPPTYDSMIGKLIVWGKDRNEAISRMKRALDEIVVTGVKTNIDFQKQILDNEGFLINNIDTSFIEREISNNK, translated from the coding sequence ATGTTTAATAAAATACTTATTGCTAACAGGGGTGAAATAGCAATTAGAATCATTAGAGCTTGTAAAGAAATGGGGATAAAAACAGTAGCAGTATATTCTAAAATAGATGAGGAATCAGTTCACGTGCATATGGCAGATGAAGCTATTTGTATAGGACCTGCACAGTCAAGAAAAAGCTATTTAAATATAGATAATATAATAACTGCGGCTTTGCTTACAGAGTCTGAAGCTATACACCCTGGCTATGGGTTTCTTTCAGAAGATTCCAGATTAGTAGATGCATGTATATCAAATGGTATAAAGTTTATTGGACCTTATAAAGATCATATAGAGAAGATGGGAAACAAATCAGAGGCTAGAAAGACAATGATAGAAGCAGGAGTTCCCGTTGTACCAGGGTCAGAAAATTCTACAAACAAAGCAGAAGAAGCACTTAAAATAGCTAAAGAAATTGGTTTTCCAGTTATGGTTAAGGCTGCTAGCGGTGGGGGTGGAAGAGGAATGAGAATAGTCCATACAAAAGAAGAGTTTGTTGATAAGTTTAACATGGCTAAATCTGAAGCTAGTACAGCATTTAATGATGACTCTATGTATGTAGAAAAGTTTATAGAAAATCCTAGACATATAGAATTTCAAATATTAGCTGATTCTTATGGTAATATTATTCATCTAGGAGAAAGAGACTGTTCTATTCAAAGAAGGAACCAAAAAGTTCTAGAAGAAGCGCCATGTATAGTTATTAATAATGAGTTAAGAAATAAAATGGGGGAGATGGCTCTTCGTGCAGCTAAAGCTGTAGGATATGTAAGTGCTGGAACTATAGAATTTTTATTAGATAAATATAATAATTTTTACTTTATAGAGATGAACACAAGAATACAGGTAGAACATCCAATTACAGAAATGATAACTGGTATAGATTTAATAAAAGAGCAGATAAAAATAGGATACGGAGAAAAGCTAGATATTACACAAGATCAAATTAAAATAAATGGTCATGCTATTGAATGTAGAATAAATGCTGAAGATGCTACTGAAAACTTTAGACCTTCTCCAGGGCAAATAGAAGGATATTTTGCTCCTGGAGGCTATGGTGTTAGGGTAGATAGCCATATTTATAATGGATATACTATTCCCCCTACTTATGATTCTATGATTGGAAAGCTTATAGTATGGGGAAAAGATAGAAATGAAGCTATTAGTAGAATGAAGAGAGCTTTAGATGAAATAGTAGTTACTGGAGTAAAAACAAATATTGATTTTCAAAAGCAGATATTAGACAATGAAGGCTTTTTAATAAATAATATAGACACTTCATTTATAGAAAGAGAAATATCTAATAACAAGTAA
- a CDS encoding ABC transporter permease codes for MKAFRIMLKNELKLSIRGMDMFIFAICMPIVVMSIHGIIYGNKPAFDGAKYTFLEQSFGAVATIAVCAGGVMGLPLVVSDYRNKKILKRFKVTPISPAMILAVQVSIYALYSIVSLILVYATATIFFEYQLDGSWLQFLGAYFLVMLSMFSIGIMVGGVAPNVKTAGVITSILYFPMLIFSGATLPYEIMPTALQKVADFLPLTQGIKLLKAASLGLPIDSVMASVIVMIALAVVCISASIRFFRWE; via the coding sequence ATGAAAGCATTTAGAATAATGTTAAAAAACGAATTGAAACTATCTATACGTGGCATGGATATGTTCATTTTTGCAATTTGTATGCCTATTGTAGTGATGTCCATTCACGGTATTATTTACGGAAACAAACCAGCCTTTGACGGTGCAAAATACACTTTTTTAGAGCAATCCTTTGGAGCAGTAGCAACTATCGCCGTATGTGCTGGTGGTGTAATGGGGCTTCCATTGGTTGTATCTGATTACAGAAATAAAAAAATCTTGAAACGATTCAAGGTAACACCTATAAGCCCCGCCATGATTTTGGCGGTACAAGTTTCGATATATGCCCTCTATTCTATTGTTTCACTTATCCTTGTTTATGCTACAGCAACAATTTTCTTTGAATATCAGTTAGATGGTTCGTGGCTCCAATTTTTAGGTGCCTATTTCTTGGTGATGCTATCCATGTTCAGCATTGGCATTATGGTGGGAGGAGTCGCACCGAATGTAAAAACAGCGGGTGTCATAACAAGTATATTATATTTTCCGATGCTCATTTTCTCGGGTGCTACTTTGCCTTACGAAATTATGCCAACAGCACTTCAAAAAGTGGCTGATTTTCTACCATTGACACAGGGAATAAAACTTCTTAAGGCCGCTTCCCTTGGCTTGCCAATTGATAGCGTTATGGCCTCGGTTATCGTGATGATTGCACTTGCAGTAGTTTGCATAAGTGCTTCCATTCGATTTTTTAGATGGGAATAG
- a CDS encoding tryptophan transporter has protein sequence MKLQNNIFTALLLAIGFILHQITPGIFGGMKFDFLLSFIFISLLINDTFKNTILTALLGGSLSAMTTTFPGGQIPNIIDKLITCIVLFFVIKYLRRFDFNSLLVGFISGLGTFISGTVFLLSALLITGLPVSFKILLTTVVLPTILVNAVITVFIYQIVKHAMKVSKINL, from the coding sequence ATGAAATTACAAAACAATATTTTTACAGCATTACTATTGGCCATCGGGTTTATTTTGCACCAAATAACCCCTGGAATATTCGGAGGAATGAAGTTTGATTTTCTACTATCTTTTATTTTTATTTCTTTATTAATAAACGATACTTTTAAGAATACTATATTAACAGCACTATTAGGTGGCTCACTGTCTGCAATGACCACTACATTTCCTGGAGGACAGATCCCTAACATAATTGACAAGTTAATTACTTGCATTGTACTATTTTTTGTTATTAAGTACCTTCGTAGGTTTGATTTCAACTCTCTATTAGTTGGCTTTATTAGTGGTTTAGGCACATTCATTAGTGGAACAGTATTTTTACTCTCTGCTCTTTTAATTACAGGATTACCCGTATCCTTTAAAATATTATTGACAACTGTAGTTCTTCCTACAATACTAGTAAATGCAGTTATTACAGTATTTATTTATCAAATAGTTAAACATGCAATGAAAGTATCGAAAATAAATCTCTAA
- a CDS encoding response regulator transcription factor: MANERVLIVDDEEYIRKLIKRSLLLENYLIEEASCAEEALIHLKNNVFDLIILDVMLGDQDGFELIGEIKNLGVKTPIIFVSGRSEDYDKILGLGLGAVNYITKPFSPAILCAHVKAQIRSYQQYIEDKRISSSFIIEGPFKFDLKTYKFYKNEKLIDLSYKENLLIKFFIESPQQVFTKEQLYENIWSDTIIDDNAIMVYIHQLRRKIEDDPKSPKHIITVWGIGYKFVP, from the coding sequence ATGGCAAATGAAAGGGTTCTTATTGTAGACGATGAAGAATATATACGGAAACTCATTAAGAGAAGCTTACTACTTGAAAATTACTTAATCGAAGAAGCATCATGTGCTGAAGAAGCACTTATTCATTTAAAAAACAATGTGTTTGATTTAATTATTTTAGATGTTATGTTAGGAGACCAAGATGGATTTGAGTTAATCGGAGAAATTAAAAATTTAGGAGTTAAAACACCGATTATATTTGTAAGCGGAAGAAGTGAAGACTATGATAAAATTTTAGGATTAGGTCTTGGTGCAGTTAATTATATAACAAAACCCTTTAGTCCTGCTATTTTATGCGCCCATGTAAAAGCACAAATAAGAAGCTATCAACAATATATTGAAGATAAAAGAATCTCATCAAGCTTTATCATTGAAGGCCCATTTAAATTCGATCTAAAAACCTATAAATTCTATAAAAATGAAAAACTAATTGATTTATCATATAAAGAAAATCTGCTAATTAAGTTCTTTATAGAAAGTCCTCAACAGGTTTTTACTAAAGAACAGCTTTATGAAAATATTTGGAGCGATACTATTATCGATGATAATGCAATTATGGTATACATCCATCAGTTAAGAAGAAAAATTGAGGATGATCCTAAATCTCCAAAACATATTATAACAGTTTGGGGGATAGGTTATAAATTTGTTCCATAA
- a CDS encoding methyl-accepting chemotaxis protein, which produces MTARFFRKAPCEEAEYIVKYVEDSLKGKLAKSPDIKYPLHTKVLSNFEKLLANEAKMSQSAKQILDIVSSISSFDVGMSHISYQLMDFAKEMTSLSESNLAIVEETTANMNEVNQSIDITSQTLNDLAEESGALAKKNDESLNLLNEVQILKEDVMQDTGIMSKKIQLLVGLAAEVGKIVDSVQAIAEQTNLLALNAAIEAARAGEHGRGFAVVAEETRKLADDTKQNLEGMRQFVNHIHIAAHDGMESLNSTLKSTEQISQKIELVSNTVGKNVEMLKNVIVDVDAIHKYIEGIRIAANEINHAMEASSSDAEKLSYMTQSIHKDAVKSVEFAGQISQVDDNLSLIISYMLEALKGGSNAVTNEELQNVIEKAMKSHIEWIKGLNQIITEMRTHPLQTNSKKCAFGHFYHAIKVEHPEILDDWNLIDEIHHEFHGIGDQVIAAVKQGDEKSAKQLYKKAEQLSDQMLNTLKKVNEKIGQLINKNIRIF; this is translated from the coding sequence GTGACTGCTAGATTTTTTCGTAAAGCACCCTGTGAAGAAGCAGAATATATTGTTAAATATGTAGAGGACTCGTTAAAAGGTAAACTTGCTAAAAGCCCAGATATTAAATATCCCCTTCATACCAAGGTATTAAGCAATTTTGAAAAACTACTTGCCAACGAGGCTAAAATGTCGCAATCGGCAAAACAAATACTTGATATAGTAAGTTCAATAAGCAGCTTTGATGTAGGTATGTCTCATATCTCATATCAATTGATGGATTTTGCAAAAGAAATGACATCTTTAAGCGAATCCAATCTAGCCATAGTAGAAGAAACTACGGCAAATATGAATGAAGTAAACCAATCTATTGATATAACCTCCCAAACTTTAAATGATTTAGCAGAAGAGTCTGGAGCTTTAGCAAAAAAAAATGATGAAAGTCTTAATCTTCTCAACGAAGTTCAAATACTCAAGGAAGATGTTATGCAGGACACTGGAATAATGAGTAAAAAAATTCAGCTATTAGTCGGCCTTGCCGCAGAAGTTGGTAAAATAGTTGATAGCGTACAAGCTATTGCGGAACAAACAAATCTTTTAGCATTGAATGCTGCAATAGAGGCTGCCAGAGCTGGCGAGCATGGGCGGGGATTTGCAGTTGTAGCCGAAGAGACTAGAAAATTAGCTGATGATACGAAACAAAATTTAGAAGGAATGCGACAATTCGTCAATCATATACATATTGCAGCCCATGATGGAATGGAAAGCTTAAATAGCACATTGAAATCTACGGAGCAAATAAGCCAAAAAATAGAATTAGTGTCTAATACCGTTGGCAAAAATGTTGAAATGCTCAAAAATGTAATTGTAGATGTTGATGCTATACATAAATATATTGAAGGTATTCGGATTGCAGCTAATGAAATTAATCATGCTATGGAGGCTTCTAGCAGTGATGCAGAAAAACTTAGCTATATGACTCAAAGCATACATAAGGACGCAGTGAAGAGTGTAGAGTTTGCCGGACAAATATCTCAAGTAGACGACAATCTTTCCTTAATAATAAGTTATATGCTTGAGGCACTAAAGGGTGGAAGTAATGCAGTTACAAATGAAGAGCTACAAAATGTTATTGAAAAAGCCATGAAATCCCATATTGAGTGGATAAAAGGACTTAATCAAATTATAACTGAGATGCGTACACATCCACTACAAACTAATTCAAAAAAATGTGCATTTGGCCATTTCTACCATGCTATTAAAGTAGAACATCCTGAAATTTTAGATGATTGGAATCTAATAGATGAAATTCATCATGAATTTCATGGCATAGGAGACCAGGTAATAGCTGCTGTTAAGCAAGGAGATGAAAAAAGTGCTAAACAACTTTATAAAAAGGCTGAACAGCTTTCTGATCAAATGCTAAATACCTTAAAAAAAGTTAATGAAAAAATAGGTCAGCTTATTAACAAAAATATACGTATTTTTTAA
- a CDS encoding acetyl-CoA carboxylase carboxyltransferase subunit alpha — MHNILEFEKPVIELENKITEFNNFAKENNVDLDNEIDILYKKLETMKNEVYEKLNPSGKVKIARLQERPTSLDYINKLISDFIEFHGDRLYGDDSSIVGGIGKFEGIPVTVIGHQKGKDTKENIKRNFGMPHPEGYRKSLRLMKQAEKFKRPIITFIDTPGAYCGLGAEERGQGEAIAVNLIEMSKLKTPIIAIVIGEGGSGGALALGVADRVAMLENSIYSVISPEGLSSILWKDSSLAQKAADIMKLTAQDLLSLNVIDGIIKESLGGAHKDVDFTAYNIKEYLLNELKLIMKLDTLELLDKRYEKVRRIGVWG, encoded by the coding sequence ATGCATAATATTTTAGAATTTGAAAAGCCAGTTATTGAACTTGAAAATAAGATTACTGAATTTAATAATTTTGCTAAGGAAAATAATGTAGATTTAGATAATGAGATAGATATATTGTATAAAAAATTAGAAACAATGAAAAATGAAGTTTATGAAAAACTAAATCCTTCCGGAAAAGTTAAAATTGCACGACTTCAAGAAAGGCCTACTTCATTGGATTATATTAATAAGTTAATATCAGATTTTATAGAGTTTCATGGAGATAGGCTTTATGGAGATGATAGCTCAATAGTAGGAGGAATAGGTAAGTTTGAGGGTATACCTGTTACAGTAATAGGCCATCAAAAAGGAAAGGATACAAAGGAGAATATTAAAAGAAACTTTGGTATGCCTCATCCAGAAGGATATAGAAAATCTCTAAGATTAATGAAACAGGCAGAAAAGTTTAAAAGACCTATTATAACTTTTATAGATACACCTGGAGCTTACTGTGGACTAGGTGCAGAAGAAAGAGGGCAGGGAGAGGCAATAGCTGTAAATCTTATTGAAATGAGTAAACTAAAAACTCCTATTATAGCAATAGTTATAGGAGAAGGAGGAAGTGGTGGAGCTCTAGCCCTTGGTGTTGCAGATAGAGTAGCTATGCTAGAAAACTCTATATACTCAGTAATATCACCAGAAGGACTTTCTAGTATATTGTGGAAGGACTCTAGCCTTGCTCAAAAGGCGGCAGATATTATGAAACTAACAGCTCAAGATTTATTATCACTGAATGTAATAGATGGAATTATAAAAGAATCTTTAGGTGGAGCACATAAAGATGTAGATTTTACAGCATACAATATAAAGGAATATTTATTAAATGAGTTAAAACTTATTATGAAGCTAGATACATTGGAATTACTAGATAAAAGATATGAAAAGGTTAGAAGGATAGGAGTTTGGGGATAA
- the accB gene encoding acetyl-CoA carboxylase biotin carboxyl carrier protein, translating into MDIKDIKELIITIDKTSIEEVKIEKSDIKIMISKRSDIEGRNETKTIIDNLETKNIETKVINNEKDKSKSECCSEDPMEVLADDENTFIVKSPIVGTFYEAASPDSAPFVKIGDKVEKGQTLCIIEAMKIMNEIECEAEGQVVEIFVADEDIVEYAQPLIKIRR; encoded by the coding sequence ATGGATATAAAAGATATTAAAGAGTTGATTATTACAATAGATAAAACAAGTATAGAAGAAGTAAAAATAGAGAAAAGTGATATCAAAATAATGATATCAAAACGATCAGATATTGAAGGCAGGAACGAAACGAAAACAATTATAGACAATTTAGAAACCAAAAATATAGAAACAAAAGTAATTAATAATGAGAAGGACAAGTCCAAAAGTGAATGTTGTAGTGAAGACCCTATGGAAGTATTAGCTGATGATGAAAATACTTTTATAGTAAAGTCACCTATAGTAGGTACATTTTATGAAGCAGCAAGTCCAGATTCTGCTCCTTTCGTAAAAATAGGAGATAAGGTAGAAAAGGGTCAAACGTTATGTATAATCGAAGCTATGAAAATAATGAATGAAATAGAGTGTGAGGCAGAAGGTCAGGTTGTTGAAATATTTGTAGCTGATGAAGATATAGTTGAGTACGCTCAGCCTTTAATCAAGATTAGGAGGTAG
- the accD gene encoding acetyl-CoA carboxylase, carboxyltransferase subunit beta: protein MLKDLFGKKKYATLTLYKDENNEIKTSTISSATNNSDEVQSIPKQTVDISNQSKQSRMSARERIKMVIDEDTFIEYDADLIAANPLNFPNYTEKVTQAMENSNENEAVITGEGKIKGEDCIICVMNPNFMMGSMGSVVGEKITRAIEKAIEKRVSIIIFSASGGARMQEGILSLMQMAKTSAALGRLSEEGLLYISVLTDPTTGGVTASFAMLGDIIIAEPGALIGFAGPRVIEQTIRQKLPEGFQRAELLQEKGFIDKIVNRKDMKTFLAKVLKIHAPGGEANA from the coding sequence ATGCTTAAAGACCTCTTTGGTAAAAAGAAATATGCAACCTTAACTTTATATAAAGATGAGAATAACGAAATAAAAACTTCGACTATAAGTAGTGCTACCAATAATTCTGATGAGGTACAAAGTATTCCTAAACAAACTGTGGACATTTCTAATCAAAGTAAACAGTCTAGAATGAGTGCTAGAGAAAGAATAAAAATGGTAATAGATGAAGACACATTTATAGAATATGATGCAGACTTAATAGCAGCTAACCCGTTAAATTTTCCAAATTATACTGAAAAGGTTACACAAGCAATGGAAAATTCAAATGAAAATGAAGCTGTAATTACTGGTGAAGGGAAAATAAAGGGAGAAGATTGTATTATATGTGTTATGAATCCTAATTTTATGATGGGAAGTATGGGTTCAGTAGTAGGAGAAAAGATTACTAGAGCTATAGAGAAAGCAATTGAAAAAAGGGTTTCTATCATTATTTTTTCAGCATCTGGAGGAGCAAGAATGCAGGAAGGGATTTTATCATTAATGCAAATGGCTAAAACATCAGCAGCTCTAGGTAGATTATCTGAAGAAGGACTATTATATATATCTGTTCTAACAGATCCAACAACAGGTGGGGTTACTGCTAGCTTTGCTATGTTAGGAGATATAATTATTGCAGAACCAGGAGCACTAATCGGATTTGCAGGACCTAGGGTTATAGAACAAACTATTAGACAGAAGCTTCCTGAGGGGTTCCAAAGGGCGGAGCTTTTACAAGAAAAAGGGTTTATTGATAAGATTGTAAACAGAAAAGATATGAAGACTTTCTTAGCTAAAGTACTAAAAATTCATGCACCAGGTGGTGAAGCAAATGCATAA
- a CDS encoding ABC transporter ATP-binding protein, which translates to METTIKVEKLCKSYTGIQAIKDVDIAVARGEVFGLLGANGAGKTTTIECILGTKMQDSGTVSILGMNPQADRKKLFEKVGVQFQEANYQDKIRVDELCQVTQSLYKAPSNYENLLKQFGLMEKHKSPVSELSGGQKQRLFIILALIPNPEVVFLDELTTGLDAKARRDVWKCLSELKNKGMTILLTSHFMDEVEALCDRICILKKGQMIFNGTVQEAIASSSCEKFEDAYLWFTEEENRNESI; encoded by the coding sequence ATGGAAACAACAATTAAAGTAGAAAAATTATGCAAGTCATATACTGGTATTCAAGCGATTAAAGATGTTGATATTGCAGTTGCCCGTGGGGAAGTGTTCGGCTTGCTAGGTGCTAATGGTGCGGGAAAAACTACTACCATCGAGTGTATTTTAGGTACTAAAATGCAAGACAGTGGAACTGTATCTATTCTAGGGATGAACCCGCAAGCAGATCGCAAAAAGTTATTTGAAAAGGTCGGTGTGCAATTTCAAGAAGCAAATTACCAAGATAAGATAAGGGTTGACGAATTGTGTCAAGTTACACAATCCCTTTATAAAGCTCCATCGAATTATGAGAACTTACTAAAGCAATTTGGGCTTATGGAAAAACACAAAAGTCCAGTGAGTGAACTCTCCGGTGGCCAAAAACAACGACTGTTTATCATCCTTGCTTTAATCCCTAATCCCGAAGTCGTGTTTTTGGATGAACTGACAACAGGGCTTGACGCAAAAGCAAGACGAGATGTATGGAAATGTCTTTCTGAGCTGAAAAATAAAGGGATGACAATTCTTTTGACTTCTCATTTTATGGATGAAGTCGAAGCCTTGTGTGATAGGATTTGCATTCTCAAAAAAGGACAAATGATATTCAATGGAACCGTACAGGAAGCAATTGCATCCAGCTCTTGTGAAAAATTTGAGGATGCTTATCTTTGGTTCACAGAGGAGGAAAATAGGAATGAAAGCATTTAG
- the trhA gene encoding PAQR family membrane homeostasis protein TrhA, whose protein sequence is MKDNLEKSILNKRYTVKEEIANGITHGIGILFGIAALTILLFLSIKKRDLLSIVSFSIYGSCIILMYLSSTLYHSITNQNIKKILRVFDHSSIYLFIAGTYTPIALLAMKGYLRIGVLTAVWSIAIFGIVFKITTYTKMDKFKKLSLALYLGMGWITVFTVKPIIQMASLRFFIWILVGGLIYTLGTIFYSMKRIPYSHAVWHVFVLGASVIHFLGIFLYLA, encoded by the coding sequence ATGAAAGATAATCTTGAAAAGTCAATATTGAATAAAAGGTACACTGTAAAGGAAGAGATAGCCAATGGCATAACACATGGTATTGGTATATTATTTGGAATTGCAGCTTTAACTATTTTACTGTTTCTTTCAATAAAAAAGAGAGATCTTTTATCTATTGTTTCTTTTAGCATTTATGGTTCTTGTATAATATTAATGTACCTATCTTCAACACTTTATCACAGCATAACTAATCAAAATATTAAAAAGATACTTAGAGTATTTGATCATTCTTCTATATACTTGTTTATTGCTGGAACCTATACACCTATTGCACTACTCGCTATGAAGGGATATTTAAGGATTGGGGTTTTAACGGCCGTATGGTCCATAGCCATATTCGGTATAGTATTTAAAATAACTACTTATACAAAAATGGATAAATTTAAAAAGTTATCTCTAGCATTATACTTAGGTATGGGTTGGATAACAGTGTTTACAGTGAAGCCAATAATTCAAATGGCATCCTTAAGATTTTTTATATGGATTTTAGTTGGAGGATTAATTTATACCTTAGGGACTATATTTTACAGTATGAAAAGAATTCCCTATAGCCACGCAGTTTGGCATGTGTTTGTTTTAGGCGCTAGTGTAATTCACTTTTTGGGTATATTCTTATATTTGGCATAG